TCGCTATTAGTTGGTAGCGGACCGCCTGCACACATGGTACATTTATCCATTACACCTCTTGCGCCGAACGCACCATCTTTAGGGAATTGCGGTGCGCCAAATGGGCAAGCATACAAGCAGTATCCACAGCCTATGCAGATATCTTTATCGTGAAGCACTATGCCATCAGCTCTGATGTAGAAACAATCAACTGGGCAAACAAGCGAACAAGGTGCATCTTCGCAGTGCATACATGCGATTGATGTTGAAATTTCTTTACCAGGCATACCTTCATTTAGTGTGACGACGCGGCGTCTTCTAACGCCGATAGGCAACTCATGAGCTTCATCACATGCTACTGCGCAACCGTTGCAATCAATGCATCTATCTGTGTCACAGTAAAATTTAAGTCTATTGTTATCGTTAAATGCGCTCATATTATGCCCTTTCTATGCGGCAAAGACCGCCTTTTGTTTCTGGAATTTGAGTGACTATGTCATATCCGTAGTTTGTTACGGTATTTGCGCTCTCGCCAACTGCAAATGGCAAAGTTCCTTCTGGGAAATTTCCAGTCATATCAACACCTTGCATATATCCAGCCCAGTGGAATGGCAAGAAGATCATATTAGGCTTGACCGATGGCACGATCCTTGCGCGAACCTTGATCTTAGTGCCCTCAGGTGAATGAACCCAAACAAAATCCCAATTTTTAATGCCATGTTTGGCTGCTAGCTCTGGGTGGATGTCGGCAAACATCTCAGGTGTAATGCGCGATAGATACTTGCTAGCACGCGTCTCCATACCAGCACCACTGAAATTTACGAGACGAGCTGTAATAAGGTTGATAGGGAATTCTTTTGAGAAGTCCTTACTTTGTTGCAAGCTTTCAAATTTAGTATCAACGCGGTATTGTTTTGCTTTATCTTTAAAGCTTGGATACTTCTTGGCTAGATCTGGTCTTGGTGAGTGGATCGGCTCTCTGTGTTGAGGGATCTGATCAGCAAATGTCCAAACGATAGTTCTAGCACGTGCATTGCCATATGGAGCGATGTTTTTCTCCAAACATTTTGTTGCTATGATATTACTATCATCAGTTGACCAGCTAGCTCCGATCCTTGCTTTTTCATCATCAGTTAGTGTGATGCCTAAAATTTTCTCAATATTGTCTTTTTTGATCTCAGGATATCCGCCATTTATAGATGAACCAACTGGCGCTGAGCCCTCAGCTGCTAGCTGGCTAACACCGTTGTGCTCTAAACCAAAGCGGTTTCTAAAGCCCATTCCGCCTTCGCGAACTGATTTATGTGTATCATAAAGTATTGGGCTACCTGGGTGATTTTCTGTCCAGCATGGCCATGGAAGTCCGTAGTATTCGCCTTCAACAGGAGTGCCAGGCTTGCCAAGAGATGTTACTTCATCAAATTTATCCCAGTTCTCTTGGTGGCGTTTCAAGCGCTCAGGTGTCCAGCCAGTCATACCGATAGTTTTTATAATATTTGCTATCTCGTGAGTAGCAGCTTCTGGCCATTCTATCTTGCCGTCAGCATCCCTTATAGTGCGAGTTAGCTCGTCATAGAAGCCTATACGTTTAGCTAGTTCAAATAACAATTCATGATCAGGTATGCTCTCATAAAGTGGTTTGCATACTTGGCTTCTCCATTGACCACTTCTGTTTGTAGCTACGACTGTGCCGCTAGTTTCATACTGAGTTGAAGCAGGGATGATATATACATTATCTTTTTTATTTGTTATAACGGCAGCGTCATTTACAAACGGATCTACACAAACAAGTAACTCAAGTGCATCAAGACCTTCTTGAACCTTTGCTTGTTGTGCAGTAGATGTGATACCATTTCCTATAACTACAAGAGCTTTTAGGCTATCTCCTGCATTATCGATCGCATCATTGCCATCTTTACCATTTAGCGTACCAGCCCACCAGCGTGCAAGTGAAAATCCTGGCTTAAACATCCACTCAGGCTTGATAAAATTCTTTTGCAACCACTCGAAATCAACCTTCCACATTTTTGCAAAATATTTCCAGCTTCCTTCATTTTTAGGATAATAACCAGGTAGGTTATCTGGTAAATTTGCCATATCAGTTGCACCTTGAACGTTATCGTGGCCTCTTAAGATGTTACATCCGCCGCCACTTACGCCCATGTTGCCAAGCACTAGTTGCAAGATCGGAGCTATACGAGTGTTTGAGCTACCTATTG
This genomic stretch from Campylobacter concisus harbors:
- a CDS encoding formate dehydrogenase subunit alpha; its protein translation is MSEAILNATPNNIGRRSFLKMAALAGASGAAGFAASNVTREATAQEMANPFPDSKIVKTVCSVCSVGCGVLAEVENGVWVRQEVAQDHPVSAGGHCCKGADVIDMVRSHCRVKYPMKKVGGKWQRISMTQALDEIGAKLKAYREKNPEQVMFLGSAKDCNEQSYYISKFVAMFGTNNLDHQARLUHSSTVAGVANTWGYGAMTNHLGDIQNAKSIFIIGSNPAVNHPVGFRHFLKAKEKGAKLIVIDPRYTRTAAKADYFAQIRPGTDIPFVYGMMNLIFENGWEDKKFIDDRVYGMDLIREEAAKWTPEVVEDVTGVPAATLKEITEVYAKNRPGSVVWAMGLTQHTIGSSNTRIAPILQLVLGNMGVSGGGCNILRGHDNVQGATDMANLPDNLPGYYPKNEGSWKYFAKMWKVDFEWLQKNFIKPEWMFKPGFSLARWWAGTLNGKDGNDAIDNAGDSLKALVVIGNGITSTAQQAKVQEGLDALELLVCVDPFVNDAAVITNKKDNVYIIPASTQYETSGTVVATNRSGQWRSQVCKPLYESIPDHELLFELAKRIGFYDELTRTIRDADGKIEWPEAATHEIANIIKTIGMTGWTPERLKRHQENWDKFDEVTSLGKPGTPVEGEYYGLPWPCWTENHPGSPILYDTHKSVREGGMGFRNRFGLEHNGVSQLAAEGSAPVGSSINGGYPEIKKDNIEKILGITLTDDEKARIGASWSTDDSNIIATKCLEKNIAPYGNARARTIVWTFADQIPQHREPIHSPRPDLAKKYPSFKDKAKQYRVDTKFESLQQSKDFSKEFPINLITARLVNFSGAGMETRASKYLSRITPEMFADIHPELAAKHGIKNWDFVWVHSPEGTKIKVRARIVPSVKPNMIFLPFHWAGYMQGVDMTGNFPEGTLPFAVGESANTVTNYGYDIVTQIPETKGGLCRIERA
- the fdh3B gene encoding formate dehydrogenase FDH3 subunit beta; this translates as MSAFNDNNRLKFYCDTDRCIDCNGCAVACDEAHELPIGVRRRRVVTLNEGMPGKEISTSIACMHCEDAPCSLVCPVDCFYIRADGIVLHDKDICIGCGYCLYACPFGAPQFPKDGAFGARGVMDKCTMCAGGPLPTNSEEEREVYGQDRISEGKVPVCAAMCSTKALLVGESDMIEKIYNDRVTARGYGEKDLKQTTVWKIAYYAGDRLKLKA